In Leptodactylus fuscus isolate aLepFus1 chromosome 9, aLepFus1.hap2, whole genome shotgun sequence, the genomic window CCCAAGTGAAACCCCTTCAAGTTACAGATGGAAAAATATTGATTTCATGGGAAGAGACACCATATGCCAATGAGTATCGCGTTGTGACAATGGACAACACAAACATTGTATGCACAACACCGGGACTTTCCTGTCTGGTCCAATTCACAACTAGCGCATTTCAAGTCATTGCTGTTAATTCCGGAGGAGAAAGTACTCCAGCATACCTTTCAGGTAACAGATCCTTGGCTTCTTTTTTCATCTTAGTGGTCATAAACTCTTTGGTAGAGGGGGATTTCATCCATGTAAGATTTCAATTATGCAAAAAGAACCATTAGAGCAgccttttattttactttattattatttatgatatTTTTGGATAGAATTTTGCTGTCCCACAAGAGAAATTGACCCTGGCATCTCTTGATCCCCATTGTGCACTGCAATACTTCTTTATATCCCATATAGCATCCCTATGTGTAATAGAGAAATGCAGCCGGGGGTCATGACAGGGATTCCAAGGGCCTGAAAGGGATGGCGGTAAATGAAATAACTTCATTTAGACCAAGTGACTGTACTGATTTTAGATGATAGACCCACTGGGCCTCCCTCTGCAGGACTTTGCAATCTAGAACTCCTCCCCGTTCATTCTGTTTCACAATTTCAATCCACTGGAAGGAGATCTGTTTTGGGTCCCCACCATGGACTTCCCAAATATGTCTACTGCCTAATCCTAACATCTGTTCACATTATCTATATGATCCAAGTTTCCCCTTCTGAACTCCCTAACCATCTTTCCTACGTAATTTAAGGGGCAGGAACAAGTAGCCAGATAGATGACACCATTCGATTTGCAGTTAATAAAATCTCAGTTATTATAAGAGCGACCGGTGGTAACACTTGAAAAACTAGCGCTCTTATTAATAAACGAACATGCTTTATAATGGCCACACTTAAAAGTGCCATGTAGTTTATTTCTATCCAACCAGGTGCCCTCATTTCTCTCTTCTTTCAAATGGCTATGAATCAAAATATCTTTAAGATTCCTACCCCGTCTATACATGATTGACGGATAGGGAGTTACAGAATTTTTAATTTCCAGGTCAAGATGCAGAATCCTCCAGAATGGAGACAAAATATGTTTAATGTCCCTATGCCTATCGTCAAATCTCCCAAAGAGCCTAAATTTGAGTATCCGTCTCTTTTGTATTACTGGAGGTAAGGAGATCCCTCCTATTTTGAACCAAAGCAATGGCATACAGCTCCACACCCCAAATCTTGGGGTATGGGGCTGTACAATGCCTTCACATTGAGATTTACCACCATGGTGTTGTGGGTAGATTTACTGACACCCCCCCGGACATCAGCAAGTTGGACTGGTCAGTTGAGCCTTGCTTGTGGACATATGTAGACCACTTTGGAGCGCCCCGTTCGTGCCTTGATATCTAAAGTACCAGTGCCTTTCACCACAAAATTTCATTATTTTACCTATCTACACTCTCTATTTTTGATAGTAAAGTTCCCCTGATGAACCTGGTGTTTGAATAACACTGGGGGAACACATAGGGAATTGGGAATTTGTTAGAGACTGTGGAGTGCTATATTgcaagtaattggacaaataggATCATATCTCTTACCAGctgatattttgttgcacaactttttgaggcaatcgctgtaAACAAaccattcctgtaactgtcaatgagacttctgcacctctcagtaggtattttggcccctcctcatgagcaaactgccccAAGTGTCCCGGGTTTGAagttgccttttccagacggcatgtttcagctccttccaaagatgcccaataggatttaggtcagggttcatagaaggccactttagaatagtccaatgttttcctcttagccattcttgggtgttttcagctgtatgttttgggtcattatcctgttgtaagacccttgacctgcgactgagaccaagctttctgacactgggcagaacatttctctctagaatcccttgatagtcttgagatttcattgtaccctgcacagattcaagacaccctgtgccagatgcagcaaagcagccccagaacataacagagcctcctccatgtttcacagtagggacagtgttcttttcaagatatgcttcatttttttcatctatgaacatagagctgatgtgccttgccaaaaagtttgatttttgtctcatctgtccataggacattctcccagaagctttgtggcttgtcaacatggaGTTTGGCAAAGTCCACTTTGccggattcaagttatttctgtgaccattgtaggtttttctttcattaaacacggggtaccaacaattttgtccacatgtgtacacagttgtgctaaaaagtttacataccccggcagattttttgaccatttttcagagaatatgaatgataacacaaaaacttttctctttttaaatcataaggacaaccaaaaacattaaaatgaccatgttcaaaagttcacatacaaAGTTCTTAATACCGCGTATCGCCCCCTCTAACACcaatgacagcttgaagtcttttgtggtagttgtggatGAGACTTAAATGTTGGACCCACAAAGTCTCCAAAGACATGTTACTAAATACTCTCTAATCCCTTATGGCATCAGACGTAGCAATCCATGAATAATTTTATAAATTCTACTTCTATGAATGTGACATTATTGGAACAACATCCGTAAAAATATTAACAGATGGTTTTGTTTTTGTCACAGGTTACAATGGAGTAAGCAAATAATAAAGAGAAGCCATAGAAATCGACCTCTGATGAAGTCTTGTCTTTACTGCAGCTATGAAGGATATCAGTAAACGATTGTGAAATCAGGATATTTATGGAATATCTTTATAATAATGCATATACGAGATCAATAAATTTTCATTTTAGGCATGTGGTGGATTATATTAGTTATGTAACACAAATACAAGCTATATACATTGTTAAGAGCATGCTTCTACAAGCCCATAGGATACTATGAAGCTACTAGTGCAACTCAATAaactagaatatcatcaaaatgttatggacggtggctcagtggtcaaaggggtttcagattaaagtaaattttgcatttgatTTGGAAGGtctcagagtctggaggaagagtggagaggccgctGAACACAAACCAAGCTGCTtcaggtctagtgtgaagtttccaccgtCAGTGATGGTGTGggcagccatgtcatctgctggtgtaggtccactgtgttttatcaagaccaaagtcagtgcagccgAAATTCTAGAGcgcttcatgcttccctctgccaacaaggcttggcccctgtccacactgccaaaagtaccaagacctggtttaataaccacagtatcactatgcttgattggccagcaaactcgcctgaccttaaagggatcctatcattaaaacgcaatttttatgactaacacgtaggaatagccttaagaaaggctattcttctcctacctttagatgtcttctccacatcgccatttggtagaaatcccagtttttgtcagtatgcaaatgagttcacttgcagcactgggggcaggccccagcagtcaaacagcactgggggcatccccagtactgcgagagaaatctccagtgccgcctccatcttcttcaggaacggcctcttcacgcgtcttcttccggagctgggggtcaaacttctgagCCATGGGAAGCAGCTATttacttgtggcctgtgggcatgcgcagtcggctctgcccgaggcctagaagtttgaaccccagtgccggaagaagacgcatgaagaggccgttcctgaagaagatggaggcggtgctggagatttttctctcagcattggggacaccaccagtgctgcaagagaactcatttgcatactgacaaaaactgggattactACTGAACgtcagcgtggagaagacatctaaaggtaggagaatagtctttcttaaggctatttctacgtgttagtcacaaaaaatttgcgttttaatgataggatccctttaacccccaTAGAAAATCTATAGGATATtgccaagaggaagatgagagaccccagaccgaaCAGTACGGACGAGCTGAacgctgctatcatacaacctgggcttccataacacctctgcagtgccacaggctgctcACCTCCATGCCACATTCATGCcaaaggagccctgaccatatcatctaattttctgagataatgacttttgggttttccttggctgtaagccataatcatcaacattaacagaaataaacacttgaaaaagtttactctgtttgtaatgactcaatataatatatggggtttaattttttaattgaattaccaaaaaaaattaaaaaaaaaaaattacctttttGATGATATTGTAATTTTTGGAGGTGCACTACAGCTCCTGTAGCTCCAGAATGCCATTTAACCCAATAATACTGTCAGGAAGAGCTTCAATTGGAGCAAACACATAGCTTTGTGGCCACAAATCATCATGGCTATGCAGTTGGGCAGGGTCTTCTCTTCATTATACAAGATGTCAGTCACGACTAAAGGGGGCAGCGATGAGCAACAGTAAGAGGAGAGCTGAAATGATTAAAACGAACACAAAGAAACAGAGAAGTGACTGGCTAGAAATATAACTAGAGAACTCTGAAATTCTGTGGCCAAAAGAACAAAATCAGAAGAACCAAGTCTGTGCTACTCTGTGCCTCGCCCAGCCCTGTAATATTGGCAATGAAGAGGTTGGGGATACGGACACGCCAAATCCCTCTGCAAAGGGGGCAGACAGCTCAACATCAATACTCCTCTGGGACATATTATATGGTCCCCTCTATCGTCTCCAGGAAGACAATGATTGAGCCGTACGAGGGAAGTGGGTTAGCAGTATGTACTCCATAGTGTAGTCGAAGTGAACCATATGCTTCAGttcctttaggccgggttcagacgggggGTGGTTTGGGCCAGACTTTGGTATCAATGGGAACCGGTTATTTCCTTTTTCTGAGAGTGGTTTGttgccgctcgcggaaaaaagaaggccGGGTTCACAAGGGGGGGTttcttggaccagattttgaaccgcagattccacctcaagaaaggtcatgttgcttcttttttcgcgAGCGGCAAGGaactgctcatggaaaaaggaacccattgaattcaatgggaggtgttttttttgagccagattccgtgtcaaaatccggcccagaaaaaaccccatgtgaacccagccgaaGCGAcattccctttcttcaggcggattccgtggctgattgaGCTGCAGACATCCGCCttgtgacactccctcccgactaggcctattcatttgggcctaatccggagcagaatgccgcgactggatgcatcagcatccagttgtggctgGCCGCTTTTTGGACCGGTTTCTGAGACGGCCACttcatcaaaatccggtccaaaaaaactcccgtgtgaacccggccttaatgtTCTCCACAACCCCTCCAGCATGGGAGCTGGAAATAAAATAAGCCAGTAACAGAGAATACACTATCTGATATACCAGCTGCTGGCCTTGCAATCTCTGACCTGCTGGAGGGACCTGCATACCAATGTCCATAAGAAATGGTTTGGTGACCAACGTATGTTTCTTCTTCATATTCTACATGGCACTTTTATTAGTTTGGAAGGCATTTTGCACCTAACAGACCCACTTTAAATAAACATCCAAAAAGAACAAGTACTTGCACGCTCAGGCTTGCCCCTGGACCTTTTTGCATAACTAATCTGGGCATCAGCAACACAAACTCAACCTTATACACAGTGTGGGGTGCATTTAGGGACTTGCTCACTAAGCATGGCAGTCCAAAACCAGCCCAGATAAATatcgccatatagtgcccacaagATATCTGTATCCGTGTGCACAGTACCTCTAGTAAGTATTCTTAAGATGAATGGGGCGTAGCTGCAGCAcggtcatgtgaccaacggacttgatgtcacttcctgaaaagaaaGCAAAAGTTTTCtcatcctggataacccctttaaaatgaccaCACCTGAAATGAATTTAGACCCTGGATCAGACAATGAAATTTACTTAATTTTCAGATTACAGACCCTTAAATGAATCACATATCAGACCAGCACAAACAACATTTGATGGAAGCGCTCATTGTGTGTCTATGGACAGTGGCGCTCACTCAGTGTGATGGAGGTGCTCGTTTTGAGTCTATGGTAGGTGGCGCTCACTCAGTGTGATGGGGGCGCTCATTGTGTGTCTATAGACGGGGTCATAACTAGAAAACGCTTGTCTCCACTGTGACCTTCAAACCCAAGGTAAAGGGAAAAtaaatattcagaccccagaccagataccTCCATTTTCTTACAGTTCCTCTGcagctaggagtcccacaccacaGGTACACGTGTCATGACTCTGAACCAATTGTGACATTGCCTGAAGCCGAGGACCAGGTTATGCCATCAGCTGTGCTGCCAGGTTGCAGGGTTCCTGAACCACCAAGCGCTTCCTTCCTTGACCTATCTGAGCTTCTATGGGTTTGACAAATCTGCATTAGTCTGTTTCCCAGTTGTTTAAGGTGTTGGCCTTGATAAACTTGAATTTCACATGGCATAGATGTAGGGTGAATGGCAGTTCAGCCAAGAGCTATCTCTTGTATATGAATAGCATTATACTCTTAGAAGATGTTTTTACAACCTTCCAGTTGCTTTTGATGGAAATAAGACTGGAGAGATCTTCAGGACTCCAGACATGCTACAGCTTGCATTGCTTTTTCTGTGAAGTCTTAAAGAATCTTCCAAAAGTGGCAACTATCACCTTACTTCCCTCATTGATGTAGAATCTATATAACATGGTAAAACTAATCACTACCTACAGTATTACCTCTCCTATCCTGACCTGTGATCAAACACTCCCTGCCCTTCAATACAGGTTAGCAATCCCATCTCTGATGCTTGCCTTGTGTAATAATCCATCCATTTCTTGCATGGCAGTGGCATATACCCTTCATAAATTGTCCGTTTTGTAGCTCACCTTTGACTGGctccctaagggctcattcacacggggcagattttggcgctgaatccacatcagaatccatcccctcacaatagaggtctgttgtatgcatgttgccgctcacggaaaaaagcagcgagctgccctttcttcaggcagattccacggctgattcaaccccggcgtccgcctcacggcagcaccctccagactaggcccattcatttggcttaCTCCAGAGCAGGAAGCTGCGACTATCGGAAGCTGTGACaatcgtggcaggtgcattttagcCCTATTCTGTCGCAGCTTCCCGCATCaatatcaggaccaaaatacgcctaaccgtgccctgtgtgaactaggcctaatatTGTACATGAATAAGATTCTTTAAACAAGTCTCAAATATCATAGTGCATACCCGGAAGGCTAGATTCAAGTAGCTGTGAAAACTGGTCCATGTATTGACCGGGTTTGCCAGCCCCTATGCTGACGAGCTTCGCTCAACCAAACTATATCACGACTGGAAAATCCGACAGATAAACAGACCATTATTCCTGTTCGGGACACAACGGTGTGAAAGGAGCCCAAAACTGAACTAAAGAATAACACTTTGCTTGAACTGGCAAGATGGCTGCCATAAAGAATTAAAAGGATTTGTCCAGATTCAGACATATAATAGTTTGTAAAATAAAGTCATATATATCTTtctcaatatactttctatattaaTACCTGATGATAttctaggtctctgcttgctgtcatttattctgcatACTTttcacacagatgcacagcttgttacagtcacagcacagtaaccaGACATCTGCCTGACAACGAACAGTGCACCTGTGTAtccagcacatgaccatggacggtacatcacatgaccatggactgaattttaGCCACTGAAAGTAAAAGAATGACAACAataagatctagaaaaccatgaggaattgatacagaaagtatattggaaaattgtacaacttttcattatttgAACATCAGCTTTTATTTGAAACTGAATATGTGCTTTAAGCTACTGTCTATTCTTTAGATTTTCCtcaaaagggattgtccaggatatataATTTTCCACAAAGAGGACAGAAAAGGTGGAGAGaaagtaaaaaatacaaaaaaccctCACACACCTACaaaaaacacatatacacatgacaGCCAAAGTCGATCAGCAGAACAAAGAAAGAACCCGCATAAGTAATCTGTGAAATCTCAAGTCCTTTCTTTGGGCTGCTGAGTagcctaagggtaaattcacagagatttttggtcagggtttcaaggccgtatccgcctcaaaaccctgaccaaaaagacggctcctattgaaatcaatgggagccgctcagctcTTTTTACCGGGAGAAAAagcagcaagatgctcattctcaGGCTGAATCTTGAGGCCTCCTCTGGCTagctccattcattgggcctaatccagagcagagtgtacggctggatgccgttgcagtgcactggctttcagtcgtggctacccagtctttggattggaacctgaggtggccacggcctcaggttctgatcgaaaaaaaacccatgtgaatttACCGTAAAGCAGTCAGGTGCGGCAAGGACTTCCAGGAACACCagggatagtttttttttttttttaaagaggacctttcatcagattgggcacaggtagttctatatactgctggaaggttgacagtgcgttgaatttccgaactgtgccccgggtaaagcgctattggtcctggtaccgtagcgctttacagtcagaatggggtttctgacagtcagccagggacgcccttctccacagcagcgtctatcgtgctgtactgtggagtggggaggaacgccccctcccctcctgataatactcgtctatggacgagcactgtgagcagaataATCCAACTTGGATTATTCCTAAACCTTCTAGTTACCCATATGGCACTGTAGAAACCTGACCTCTGCAGCTTCTCTCAAGTCCTGGATAGTTCTTTAGGGCTGCTTTCACATTTTTTCCTGTCAGtttacccccccccaaaaaaaaaaaaaaaaagtttctcttCAGCAATTGTTTTTCTAAATCATTTGTGAAAAGCTTAAAGACCGTTTGTGTCTGTAATGATAGATGTTCGTTTTTGTtgatagtgtgaaccctacctaaggcTACGTTTAGTTTCCGGTAAAAATTGGCAGAGGAaaatgtcttgcactgaggattATTCTTCTGCAGTTTTAGTTTAAAAATGAcccaacagactccattatagtcaatggggtctgcctcGCCGTTGTTTGGATCCCCCCCCCATATATGGCATTAATCACCCTAATCTGATCTTGATGAGaaataaaggggtttcccagtgtTTTACCCAAAACGTTGCTTCATCCATCTTGCTCTGTTTCTCAGACACTGCAAAATATACATTCCCAGGGTTACAGCTAGCTGCCTAAGTTACAGACCTCTACTCTGGTcagactaaggccgggttcacgcaGGGTAcaaaaaaaacggctagctgcgactggatactGATGCAGagtaccagcatccagtcgcggcattccgctccagattaggcacaaatgaatgggcctagtcgggagggaggtgttgcgagGCGAACGTCCAAGGCTGAATGAGAAAAGgtatgaccggctcccattgatttcaatgggaggcgtttttttgagctggattctgacgcgAATTCCGCGtgaaaatccggcccaaaaaaacccAAGTGAACCCAGCCCAAGTACTCAGTCTCTGCCCATTGCTTTCAGTTGCTGGGCCCTGATAATTGCCTCTTATGTCTGGATGTAAACTCAgaggtatatatgtgtatagagaGAGTTTACAACAAGGCTGCTGCTAgactgagctgaaaaccaggaagtggtgAAGAGATGTGATCCTGAGATTAGAAATCCATGGCTAATCTAAATGATGGGACCTTAGCTTTAAAAAACACTACAGTGCAGGGTAACAAAGTTCAATCTTTCTACAAAAaggaatttttggaaaaaaattgttgcctctgaagaatttttttttcccaattcaaATTAaagaaaagtactaaaaattaaggTGCAATCCAAAGTGAACTCAGACAAATAATAAGCAATCACATAATAgatcaaaatgtatttttttaaaaaactgtttaCAATTGGACAATGACACAAAATTAAATGTTATTTTTGCATTCATATCATTTTagaaaagaaaaacccacaaaaaagaGAGAGCCATTCTACTGAAATGTCAGCTAAGCCATGCACGCAGCGTCAGGAGGTAAACCACAACCCCACGAGTGTTAGGATGAGAAAAGTGACAAATTTACTGCCACTTACAAACTGGACCAGCAAGTTTATTGTGCCAGAAAAAGATTTAAAACATAAAAGGGAATTGCCAAGTACAGTCTGTACAATTTTAGGAACACTGAACTGATAAAAACGCAACAGCAGCTGCATGAGAGCAGAGATTGAGCAAATGTAGGGAAGGTAGAAGGACTGTCCAAAATACAGGAGGTTCCTAAAAGGCACTTCCCTACATATAACAAGTATCGCAACTCGTTTTGAACAGaacaaaaactaaaaagaaaaaaacaaaaacacgagTGCTACAGAACCAGGTAGGACTTTTCAAaatgaggggggaaaaaaaaaaagaaaaaaaaaaaaaaaaaaggattcaatGTGATCCATTTGTTAAAATATCACAGAGCGTCATCTTTGACTCTTTGcttgtcttcattgtcagaacTGTGGCGGTCGTGGTCTTTGCCTTCATGTTCGTGTTTATGGCCTCTGTCTTTACTCCGACTTTTCTTCCGCGGTTTCTCCCTACTTGAGCTCCGCTCTCTCTTTCGGGACTTTTCAGAACTGTCCATCCTTCCACGGCTACTGCTTCTACTATGTTTGTTTGATTTCTCTTTTTGTCTGTTTGACTTGTCTTTGCTTCGGCTTCTACCACGAGCGTTTCTGCTAGGGCTCCTACTCTTTCTTTGCTTTCGGTCTTTGCTTCTACTTCTGCTGTGTCGTCTTTCCTTACGCAATTCTCTGTCTTCTCTGTGTCGCCTCTCCTCTCGATCCTTCCTCTCCTCACTCCTCTTGCGCTCCTTTGAGCGCTCCCTGGGTCGATCTGTATCCTTGTCCCTGCCATTGCCCTTTTTGTCATAGTCCCGCTTTCTGCTTCTCTCATTTTCTTTTTCCCTGTCCTTGTCTCTCCGGTCTGTTTTGCGGTCTCTGCTTCGACTCCTAGTCCTGTGCCTCTCTCTGCTTTTGCTTCTTCTACGTTCATTGCTTCGTGATCTCCGTTTGTCTTTGGATTCACGTTCTATCCGCTGGCGTTCTCTTTCTCTCTCGAGTTCCCTATCAAAACTTGAGGTCCCGTGATGTTCTCTATGATGGCTTCTGCTCCTTGATCTTCTAGGAGACCGGCGAGGACTTGCTGACCTTTTCGGCGACCTATATAAAAAGATATAAACAAAACATACAAATATAAGAAAGTTGAATGCCGGCATAAAACCGAAACAAAAATTCTATATTTTACTAGAATGTTAatctcccttaaaggggctctatcagcaaaatcatgctgatagagccccacatatgcgtgcatagcctttaaaaaggctattcaggcaccgtaaatgttatattaaactacccacccgttttaaaataataccctaaaaaaaaagaatgtgatcaacttacgcatcgtgcacgctgggcaggcattcagggtgtgtcttcttcatccacacctcttcttccgcCGATGTCcccgggtcccgtcctcctccggcgctcgtgaactgacaatgatataaaaaaaatagcctgggcgcatgcgcagtagcatgcggctttctactacggctactgcgcatgcgtccaggccatttttttttttttttttcaatgtcggttcgcgagcgctggaggaggatgggacccgaggacatcggaggaagaagaggcatggatgaagaagaagatacaccctgaatgcccgcccagcctgcacgtgctctgcccaaggcctagaagtttgacccccagcgctggaagaagagggctttactgatgaagatggaggcggcgctggagagttctcttgcagcattgggtatgcccccagtgctgcttgagtgctggggcccacccccagtgctgcgagataactcatctgcatactgacgaaaaccgtgatttctactgaacgccgccgtggtgaagacatctaaag contains:
- the PRPF38B gene encoding pre-mRNA-splicing factor 38B — protein: MANNNAAALGGTPQPTQTGGGGNKPAPSGKPGNVLPLWGNEKTMNLNPMILTNILSSPYFKVQLYELKTYHEVVDEIYFKVNHVEPWEKGSRKTAGQTGMCGGVRGVGTGGIVSTAFCLLYKLFTLKLTRKQVMGLITHTDSPYIRALGFMYIRYTQPPTDLWDWYEDFLDDEEDLDVKAGGGCVMTIGEMLRSFLTKLEWFSTLFPRIPVPVQKQIDQQIKSRPRKVKKESAEETEEVQRHVERRRSRSPKRSASPRRSPRRSRSRSHHREHHGTSSFDRELERERERQRIERESKDKRRSRSNERRRSKSRERHRTRSRSRDRKTDRRDKDREKENERSRKRDYDKKGNGRDKDTDRPRERSKERKRSEERKDREERRHREDRELRKERRHSRSRSKDRKQRKSRSPSRNARGRSRSKDKSNRQKEKSNKHSRSSSRGRMDSSEKSRKRERSSSREKPRKKSRSKDRGHKHEHEGKDHDRHSSDNEDKQRVKDDAL